The Castor canadensis chromosome 8, mCasCan1.hap1v2, whole genome shotgun sequence genome contains a region encoding:
- the LOC141425457 gene encoding olfactory receptor 2B6-like, whose translation MTLINESHTQEFILLGFANHPWLELPLFIVLLITYPMAMMGNITIILVSKLDPRLQSPMYFFLTNLSFLDMCYTTSFVPQILFNLGTSIKTISYTGCVVQLYFFSIMGGSECLLLAVMSFDRYVAICRPLHYTLIMNQCICILLASIVWLGGMAYAFSEATLTLQLPLCGINKLDHLLCEIPVLIKTACGEKEANELTLSVVCIFMLAVPLCLILASYASIGRAVLKIKSSEGRKKAFGTCSSHLIVVFLFYGPAISMYLQPPSSITNDQPKFMALFYGVVTPTLNPFIYTLRNKDVKGALDNMVRSIFSSK comes from the coding sequence ATGACATTAATTAATGAAAGCCACACTCAAGAGTTCATCCTACTAGGCTTTGCTAATCATCCTTGGCTCGAGCTCCCTCTATTCATCGTTCTTCTGATCACATACCCCATGGCTATGATGGGAAACATCACCATCATCCTGGTGTCCAAGTTAGACCCCCGTCTCCAAAgccccatgtatttcttcctcaccAACCTCTCCTTTTTGGACATGTGTTACACCACAAGCTTTGTTCCTCAGATCCTGTTTAACCTGGGAACCTCTATCAAGACAATCAGCTACACTGGGTGTGTAGTACAGCTTTATTTCTTCAGCATAATGGGGGGTTCAGAATGTTTACTCTTGGCTGTTATGTCTTTtgatcgctatgtggccatctgcagaCCTCTGCACTACACCCTCATCATGAATCAATGCATCTGCATCCTGTTAGCATCCATTGTGTGGCTGGGTGGAATGGCCTATGCTTTCTCAGAAGCTACTCTTACACTACAATTGCCATTGTGTGGCATCAACAAACTGGATCATTTGTTGTGTGAGATTCCAGTTCTGATAAAGACTGCTTGTGGTGAAAAGGAGGCTAATGAACTCACACTCTCGGTGGTATGCATTTTTATGTTAGCTGTTCCTCTATGCTTAATTCTTGCTTCTTATGCAAGTATTGGACGTGCTGTACTTAAGATCAAATCttctgaaggaaggaaaaaggcatTTGGGACATGTTCCTctcatctcattgtagttttcttattttatggtcCAGCTATTAGCATGTACCTTCAGCCCCCCTCTTCCATCACAAATGATCAGCCCAAGTTCATGGCTCTGTTCTATGGAGTGGTGACTCCTACACTCAACCCCTTCATCTACACCCTGAGGAATAAGGATGTGAAGGGGGCATTAGACAACATGGTGAGGAGCATTTTCAGTTCCAAATGA